A portion of the Trachemys scripta elegans isolate TJP31775 chromosome 11, CAS_Tse_1.0, whole genome shotgun sequence genome contains these proteins:
- the LOC117884882 gene encoding 10 kDa heat shock protein, mitochondrial isoform X3, whose translation MAGKAFRKFLPLFDRVLVERCAAETVTKGGIMLPEKSQGKVLQATVVAVGSGSKGKSGEIQPVSVKVGEKILLPEYGGTKVVLEDKEYYLFRDGDILGKYVD comes from the exons ATG GCAGGGAAAGCATTTAGGAAGTTTCTTCCCCTGTTTGACCGTGTTCTGGTTGAAAGATGTGCAGCTGAGACTGTAACCAAAGGAGGCATCATGCTTCCGGAAAAATCTCAAGGAAAAGTGCTACAAGCAACAGTAGTGGCAGTTGGATCAGGATCCAAAGGAAAG aGTGGAGAGATTCAGCCAGTTAGTGTCAAAGTTGGCGAGAAGATTCTGCTACCAGAATATGGCGGTACTAAAGTAGTACTGGAAGACAAG GAGTATTACTTATTTAGAGATGGTGACATTCTTGGAAAGTATGTGGACTAA